In Oryza brachyantha chromosome 1, ObraRS2, whole genome shotgun sequence, the following are encoded in one genomic region:
- the LOC121053791 gene encoding UDP-glycosyltransferase 75C1-like, which yields MPALEEEPRPQPHFLVVTYPAQGHINPARHLAQRLARATGARVTFSTAVSACRKMFGAGAAEAGQEFVDGAGVCHVPYSDGYDDGFDQRVHDSATYMARTRVVGARTLAAVVRGFRAAGRPVTRIVYTMLLTWVADVARDNGVPAALYWIQPAAALAAYLHYFRGTDGVDKAIAAAAVAGDPLASVLVPGLPPLRLLDLPSFLTVSSDDPFAFVLDTFRSVVDVLNRDDDSPTVLANTSDAMEPEAVASLRQHGVDIVPVGPVLSFLDAAGAGVAKNGTAASCNDLFKQDDTGYLEWLDAQPAGSVVYISFGSMSTMSRRQIAEVSRGMAECGRRFLWVLRKDSRGEDDDDDVAAAAGERGVVVEWCDQVKVLSHPAVGCFVTHCGWNSTLEAVACGVPAVCVPQWSDQTTCAWLVEQLGAGVRATVSGEYDGVPAAGELVRCIDVATSEAVRAKAAAWKEKARAAAAVGGSSEKSLREFVGKARAN from the coding sequence atgCCGGCCCTGGAGGAGGAGCCGCGGCCGCAGCCGCACTTCCTCGTGGTCACGTACCCGGCGCAGGGCCACATCAACCCGGCGCGCCACCTCGCGCAGCGCCTCGCGCGCGCCACGGGGGCGCGCGTCACCTTCTccaccgccgtctccgcctGCCGCAAGATGTTCGGCGCCGGTGCGGCGGAGGCCGGTCAGGAGttcgtcgacggcgccggcgtctgCCACGTGCCTTACTCGGACGGCTACGACGACGGGTTCGACCAGAGGGTGCACGACAGCGCCACGTACATGGCGCGGACCAGGGTCGTCGGCGCGCgcacgctcgccgccgtcgtccgggggttccgcgccgccggccgccccgTCACCCGCATCGTCTACACGATGCTGCTCACGTgggtcgccgacgtcgcccgCGACAACGGCGTGCCCGCCGCGCTCTACTGGATCCAGCCGGCCGCTGCGCTCGCTGCCTACTTGCACTACTTCCGCGGCACCGACGGCGTCGACaaggccatcgccgccgccgcggtggcgggcgACCCGTTGGCGTCCGTGCTCGTCCCGGGGCTCCCGCCGCTCCGGCTCCTCGACCTCCCGTCGTTCCTCACCGTCTCCTCCGACGACCCCTTCGCCTTCGTGCTCGACACGTTCCGCAGCGTCGTCGACGTGCTCAaccgcgacgacgacagccCCACCGTGCTGGCCAACACGTCCGACGCCATGGAGCCCGAGGCGGTGGCGTCGCTGCGGCAGCACGGCGTCGACATCGTCCCCGTCGGGCCGGTGCTCTCTTTCCTcgatgccgccggcgccggcgtcgccaaGAACGGCACCGCAGCGTCGTGCAACGACCTGTTCAAGCAGGACGACACGGGATACCTCGAGTGGCTCGACGCGCAGCCGGCTGGCTCGGTGGTGTACATCTCCTTCGGGAGCATGTCGACGATGAGCCGGCGGCAGATCGCCGAGGTGTCTCGCGGCATGGCGGAGTGCGGCCGGCGGTTCCTGTGGGTGTTGAGGAAGGACAgccgcggcgaggacgacgacgacgacgttgccgccgccgccggcgagcgcggcgtggTGGTGGAGTGGTGCGACCAGGTGAAGGTGCTGTCCCACCCGGCGGTGGGGTGCTTCGTCACCCACTGCGGCTGGAACTCGACGCTGGAGGCCGTGGCCTGCGGCGTGCCGGCGGTGTGCGTGCCGCAGTGGTCGGACCAGACCACCTGCGCCTGGCTCGTCGAGCagctcggcgccggcgtcagGGCCACCGTGAGCGGGGAGTACGACGGGgtgccggcggccggcgagctggTGAGGTGCATCGACGTCGCCACGTCGGAGGCGGTGCGCgccaaggcggcggcgtggaaggagaaggcgcgggcggcggcggccgtgggcGGCTCGTCGGAGAAGAGCCTAAGGGAGTTCGTCGGGAAGGCTCGGGCCAACTAG